A genome region from Fusarium musae strain F31 chromosome 5, whole genome shotgun sequence includes the following:
- a CDS encoding hypothetical protein (EggNog:ENOG41~SMCOG1005:Drug resistance transporter, EmrB/QacA~antiSMASH:Cluster_5.3), translating into MSERTSLLRSDHENQNYGSSCRDTVATSELDGEVAIIPKELSFARLAMIMSTAWLGVFLGAADTTVIATLSAQISSEFNSLSLLSWLATAYLIANAASQPISGRLTDIFGRGPGLAFSNIAFAVGNLICGLATSQKIMILGRVIAGIGGGGLMSIPTFLGSDLVPLRKRGLVGGIANIWYASGAMVGAVFGGFLNDYTSWGWRMAFLIQVLPSLLSALIVYSLIKVPPKQSDKSYVKRIDFGGVFLVSSFLASLVLGLSSGGNIVPWLHPLPIAAISLSILLFSAFVVWELRASQPIIPVRLLLNPTVLASCLASVFCSAIALTSIFYVPLYLQARGDSATNAGLKILPASVGTCLGGLVPGYLMKKTGKYVGLVVSSILALIIGTAIFAVQNDVSQAWMTCLAFFIVGLGYNAVFSITQVACVAAVGHAQQAVVTSTTYLARSLGGTIGITLASVLYQSSLDMSLWARFGNQPNAADEIWRIKDDLTEIHHLPEGWYSGVMESLMKAFGHVWLMMLAWAVLALISISPIKQHKLFSTLDRK; encoded by the exons ATGTCCGAACGCACATCACTTCTCAGGTCGGATCATGAGAACCAAAACTATGGATCTTCTTGTCGTGATACAGTCGCGACTTCTGAGCTGGATGGAGAAGTAGCGATCATTCCCAAAGAGCTCTCCTTCGCAAGACTCGCTATGATCATGAGCACAGCCTGGCTTGGCGTCTTCCTCGGTGCAGCCGATACGACTGTTATCGCTACCCTGTCTGCTCAGATTTCCAGCGAGTTCAACTCGCTTAGTCTCCTATCCTGGCTTGCTACGGCATATCTGATAGCCAATGCTGCTAGTCAGCCAATCTCAGGCCGTCTCACCGACATTTTCGGTCGTGGACCTGGTTTGGCATTTAGTAACATTGCCTTCGCAGTTGGGAACCTCATATGCGGTCTTGCTACTAGCCAGAAGATAATGATACTTGGAAGAGTTATCGCTGGAATCGGCGGTGGGGGGCTTATGAGTATACCAACCTTCCTAGGCTCAGATCTTGTCCCTCTTCGGAAGCGTGGACTAGTGGGAGGTATTGCCAACATCTGGTATGCTTCTGGTGCCATGGTCGGTGCTGTATTTGGTGGCTTCTTAAATGACTATACCAGCTGGGGATGGAGAATGGCGTTTCTCATCCAAGTTctcccttctctcctctcagCTCTCATCGTGTACAGCTTGATCAAAGTCCCACCCAAACAGTCTGACAAGTCCTACGTCAAGCGTATTGACTTTGGCGGCGTCTTTTTGGTTTCCTCTTTCCTGGCATCCCTCGTCTTAGGTCTAAGCTCTGGAGGAAACATAGTCCCGTGGCTGCATCCCTTGCCTATAGCAGCGATTTCACTCTCGATTCTATTGTTCTCAGCCTTCGTCGTCTGGGAGCTTAGAGCTTCTCAGCCGATCATCCCTGtccggcttcttctcaacccaACAGTACTTGCTTCTTGCTTGGCTAGTGTCTTTTGCTCAGCCATTGCTCTGACCAGCATCTTTTATGTCCCTCTCTATCTTCAAGCCCGTGGTGATTCCGCCACTAACGCGGGTTTGAAGATATTACCGGCGTCAGTTGGCACATGCCTCGGAGGACTCGTCCCCGGCTACCTCATGAAGAAGACGGGCAAGTATGTAGGACTGGTAGTAAGCAGTATTCTTGCTCTTATCATAGGCACTGCCATATTCGCAGTTCAGAATGATGTCAGTCAAGCTTGGATGACTTGCCTAGCCTTCTTTATCGTTGGCCTGGGTTACAATGCCGTCTTCAGCATTACACAGGTCGCTTGCGTAGCAGCTGTAGGTCATGCGCAACAGGCCGTTGTCACATCCACCACAT ACCTAGCACGAAGCTTGGGCGGCACCATTGGAATAACACTCGCCTCCGTCTTATACCAATCAAGCCTAGATATGAGCTTGTGGGCCCGATTCGGCAATCAGCCTAATGCGGCGGATGAGATTTGGCGTATCAAGGATGACCTGACCGAGATTCACCATCTGCCCGAGGGCTGGTACAGTGGAGTAATGGAGTCACTCATGAAAGCATTTGGACATGtttggttgatgatgctggctTGGGCAGTACTAGCCTTAATCTCCATCTCACCGATCAAGCAACACAAGCTTTTCAGTACGTTGGACAGAAAATGA
- a CDS encoding hypothetical protein (antiSMASH:Cluster_5.3~CAZy:GH32), with the protein MRGLLFSTVAGLVQLSTAQSSTTLPVPTGTPITGDYNGAYRPQIHFSPPQHFMNDPNGMFRDADGLWHLYYQYNPTDVVAGNQHWGHATSKDLYHWVNQPIALFPPEKDTYVFSGSAVVDVNNTSGFFPDQDNGVVAIYTLSSPTVQDQAIAYSRDGGYTFTPYAKNPVINSTSTQFRDPKVIRYDDSWIMVVAYPQDFKIGIFESDNLKDWTPTSNFSHHGLLGLQYECPNMIPMPYVDEDGKKQDDMWLMAISINPGAPLGGSITEYFPGTFNGTHFEAVDAAARIADFGKDNYAGQWFYGLSEDEYPVSIAWASNWQYTSVVPTGDEGWRSAMSLPRENYLTKAKRVGWKLVSKPYDLSPVLGRELASNSSFGNGTLIVDYSDVESNAIYWEVNVTGIPDSGIPSTSSMNWTFSSPITNEAIKSGYYLGGDPVFFLDRGGVKGFDNIFYTDKTSLGSLATENGIWSLSGVIDRSIYEAFLNGGVDSVTNTFFSTEPLTLMIFSATDLPEDVKVSVKVHALESAWKEMENDDGLVAGNGTSSSS; encoded by the exons ATGAGAGGTCTTTTGTTCTCGACTGTCGCTGGTCTCGTCCAGCTCAGCACCGCCCAGTCTTCCACTACGCTTCCTGTACCAACTGGAACACCCATCACTGGCGATTACAATGGCGCATATCGTCCTCAGATTCACTTTTCCCCTCCCCAGCATTTCATGAACGACCCCAATGGCATGTTCCGCGATGCCGATGGTCTCTGGCATTTATACTATCAGTATAATCCCACTGATGTAGTCGCGGGTAATCAGCATTGGGGCCATGCAACCTCGAAGGATTTGTACCACTGGGTGAATCAGCCCATTGCGCTTTTCCCACCAGAGAAGGATACTTATGTATTCTCTGGAagtgctgttgttgatgtcaacaACACCTCCGGATTCTTCCCTGACCAGGATAATGGTGTCGTTGCGATTTAC ACACTGTCATCGCCTACCGTTCAAGACCAGGCAATCGCCTATTCTCGAGATGGAGGCTACACCTTTACTCCCTATGCCAAAAACCCCGTCATCAACAGCACATCTACTCAGTTCCGTGATCCTAAAGTCATTCGTTACGATGACTCATGGATCATGGTCGTTGCCTACCCTCAAGACTTCAAGATCGGCATCTTTGAGTCTGACAATCTCAAGGACTGGACGCCTACCAGCAACTTCTCCCACCACGGCCTTCTCGGTCTGCAGTACGAGTGCCCTAACATGATCCCCATGCCCTACGTCGATGAGGACGGTAAGAAGCAGGATGATATGTGGCTCATggccatcagcatcaacccTGGTGCGCCATTGGGAGGCTCTATTACTGAGTACTTCCCTGGTACTTTCAACGGTACTCACtttgaggctgttgatgctgctgcaCGAATTGCGGACTTTGGCAAGGACAACTACGCTGGCCAGTGGTTTTACGGTCTTTCAGAGGACGAGTATCCTGTTTCTATTGCTTGGGCTTCCAACTGGCAGTATACCAGCGTTGTGCCTACTGGCGATGAGGGTTGGAGAAGCGCCATGAGTCTTCCTCGTGAGAACTACCTCACCAAGGCTAAGCGTGTTGGCTGGAAACTTGTCTCAAAGCCCTATGACCTCAGCCCTGTCCTGGGTCGCGAGCTCGCCTCCAACAGCAGCTTTGGTAACGGAACACTTATTGTCGACTACTCTGATGTTGAGTCTAACGCTATTTACTGGGAAGTCAACGTCACTGGGATTCCCGACAGCGGAATtccctcaacctcttctATGAACTGGACGTTCTCAAGCCCCATCACCAACGAAGCCATCAAGAGCGGCTACTACCTCGGTGGCGATCCAGTGTTCTTCCTCGACCGCGGCGGTGTCAAGGGCTTTGACAACATCTTCTACACTGATAAGACATCCTTGGGTAGTCTCGCTACCGAGAACGGCATCTGGAGCCTTAGTGGTGTGATTGATAGATCAATTTATGAGGCTTTCCTCAACGGTGGCGTTGATAGCGTCACCAACACTTTCTTCTCCACAGAGCCCTTGACACTCATGATCTTCAGCGCAACTGACTTGCCGGAGGATGTCAAGGTTAGTGTCAAGGTTCATGCTTTGGAGAGTGCTtggaaggagatggagaatgACGATGGACTTGTGGCGGGAAACGGAACATCGAGTTCGTCATAG
- a CDS encoding putative secondary metabolism biosynthetic enzyme (EggNog:ENOG41~SMCOG1019:aminotransferase~antiSMASH:Cluster_5.3) encodes MLSHRVQKSLNWLAEEIPSVPVWPQDVLAMNSAENWLCRPDLVPLMKKAIADNLEASHLSYSKNLGGPPDLLENAASFFNRFFNPQSPVLPSHIVCGAGAGSILDSLDFSLSELDEGMLINAPCWEGFGIASNLRNDDRLIPVTIPVGLSSPEQLIKLYVKAMEAATCRVRGIIVCNPMNPSGHIYPTSWLEAILQFCEEQDIQYIADEIYGMSAWESQQIKTPKPFSEKGPIVFESPETKFTSVLSLDMKRIGVNPARVHVVYALSKDLGSSGLRLGFLVTQKNPELRNAMAILNRYRVSNATSVIASSLFSDLLVLEHILVRNRMLLRNAAELVGDFLSFHRFAFYRPVAGVFIWTRLGGETATEVSDAEIMENFASAKVSVASGVPFHARDRGWFRITFALPREQLLEGLRRIERAMDLERTWRPSNDMEVVGVVPDRKMKPRGAGCMVM; translated from the exons ATGCTTTCCCATCGCGTACAGAAGAGCCTGAActggctggctgaagagaTTCCCTCTGTCCCAGTATGGCCGCAGGACGTCCTTGCCATGAACTCAGCAGAGAACTGGTTGTGCCGTCCAGATCTTGTTCCACTCATGAAGAAAGCCATAGCGGACAATCTTGAAGCATCGCATCTCTCCTACTCGAAGAATCTTGGAGGGCCGCCGGATCTTCTCGAGAACGCAGCCTCTTTCTTTAACAGGTTCTTCAATCCACAAAGCCCTGTCCTTCCCAGCCATATCGTCTGTGGTGCTGGCGCTGGGTCCATCCTCGATAGTCTTGACTTTTCACTcagtgagcttgatgaaggcATGCTGATTAACGCGCCATGCTGGGAAGGCTTTGGTATAGCAAGCAATCTGCGAAATGATGATCGCTTGATACCAGTCACAATACCAGTTGGGCTCTCGTCCCCAGAGCAGCTCATCAAGCTTTATGTCAAGGCTATGGAGGCTGCGACATGTCGCGTACGCGGCATCATTGTTTGCAACCCCATGAACCCTTCTGGGCACATCTATCCTACCAGCTGGTTGGAAGCAATCCTTCAGTTCTGTGAGGAGCAAGACATCCAGTATATCGCGGACGAGATATATGGCATGTCGGCGTGGGAGTCACAACAAATAAAGACCCCAAAGCCATTTTCTGAAAAAGGGCCAATTGTTTTTGAGTCCCCAGAAACAAAGTTTACGTCCGTCTTATCTCTTGATATGAAGCGAATTGGAGTGAATCCTGCTCGCGTACATGTTGTCTACGCATTGAGCAAAGACCTCGGTAGTAGTGGTCTGCGACTT GGCTTCCTTGTGACGCAGAAGAACCCGGAGCTTCGCAATGCAATGGCCATTCTGAACAGGTACCGGGTATCCAATGCCACATCTGTGATTGCCTCCAGTCTTTTCTCGGACCTTTTAGTCCTAGAGCATATCCTCGTTCGCAACAGAATGCTTCTCCGCAATGCAGCAGAGCTCGTTGGAGATTTCTTATCCTTCCACCGGTTTGCCTTCTATCGCCCAGTAGCAGGAGTCTTTATATGGACTCGTCTCGGTGGGGAGACAGCAACAGAGGTTTCCGATGCAGAGATTATGGAGAACTTTGCATCTGCGAAGGTTTCTGTCGCTAGCGGTGTGCCCTTTCATGCGAGAGATCGAGGATGGTTCAGAATCACCTTTGCACTTCCTCGTGAGCAGTTGCTCGAGGGACTGCGGCGCATAGAGAGGGCGATGGATTTAGAGCGTACATGGAGACCGTCGAATGATATGGAAGTCGTGGGGGTTGTGCCTGACCGGAAGATGAAGCCCAGGGGCGCAGGATGCATGGTCATGTAG
- a CDS encoding hypothetical protein (EggNog:ENOG41~SMCOG1176:alkyl hydroperoxide reductase subunit~antiSMASH:Cluster_5.3) has protein sequence MWPKPVILLAFAFFLRSTTCAPTPELSSLTTDYEVIVVGGGPSGLGALSSLGRIRRKALMIDSAQYRNAPTRLMHDVAGSDGVTPAYYRWSAMQQIARYPTVSTMNGTVIRIEPEANYTFFNVSCTSLDGTTSTYTARKVILATGLRDLLPETPGLQENFGKGIYWCPYCDGIEHADQSMGIVGPLDMAIEAAAEAITLNSDIVIFANGTDTPEYRSKADKQFTENSSEYLRKRNIKVDNRTITRITRLHDGGAHERDPSLPMVPEHDLFRVEFDDFGRMERQVLFTVFGSEQRSPLGEMLGVSMANGMMEVDRISMRTNVPGIYAVGDASTDKSTNVLHSLYTGKIAVVDINMELEREISRSLKSQAQIDREKNLGHDQRRKLWRQMSGQAGEILDL, from the exons ATGTGGCCCAAGCCTGTTATCCTGCTCGCCTTTGCTTTCTTCCTGCGCTCAACTACCTGCGCTCCTACTCCCGAGCTGTCATCCCTCACAACGGATTATGAAGTTATTGTCGTAGGTGGCGGGCCTTCAGGCCTCGGTGCTCTCAGCTCCCTTGGACGCATTCGCCGCAAGGCTTTAATGATCGATTCTGCCCAATATCGCAACGCGCCAACGCGACTCATGCACGATGTTGCTGGCTCTGATG GTGTAACGCCAGCGTATTATCGATGGTCCGCCATGCAGCAAATTGCCCGTTACCCAACCGTCAGCACAATGAACGGAACTGTGATCAGAATTGAGCCTGAAGCAAACTACACTTTCTTCAATGTATCATGTACATCGCTAGACGGTACAACTTCTACTTATACCGCCAGGAAGGTCATCTTGGCGACTGGTCTGCGGGACCTTCTTCCGGAAACACCTGGGCTTCAAGAGAACTTTGGGAAGGGTATCTACTGGTGTCCTTACTGCGATGGAATTGAACATGCCGATCAGTCAATGGGTATTGTTGGTCCTCTTGACATGGCTATCGAGGCAGCTGCCGAGGCTATCACTCTGAACTCCGACATTGTGATCTTCGCTAATGGCACTGATACGCCCGAATACCGTTCCAAAGCTGACAAGCAATTTACGGAGAACTCGTCAGAGTATCTTCGAAAAAGGAACATCAAAGTCGACAATCGTACCATAACTCGCATCACTAGATTACATGATGGTGGAGCACATGAGAGGGATCCGAGCCTGCCAATGGTACCTGAACATGACCTCTTCAGAGTTGAATTCGACGACTTTGGGAGAATGGAGCGTCAGGTACTCTTTACAGTCTTCGGCAGCGAGCAAAGGTCACCGCTTGGAGAAATGCTCGGAGTCAGTATGGCTAATGGCATGATGGAAGTGGATCGCATAAGCATGCGTACGAATGTGCCTGGTATCTATGCTGTTGGCGATGCGAGCACTGACAAAAGCACCAATGTTTTACATTCGCTTTATACTGGGAAAATTGCAGTTGTAGACATTAACA TGGAATTGGAGAGGGAGATAAGCAGGTCATTAAAGTCTCAGGCCCAGATTGATCGGGAGAAGAACCTCGGCCACGATCAGCGGAGGAAGCTTTGGAGACAGATGAGCGGGCAAGCTGGAGAAATCCTGGACCTGTAG